In Syngnathoides biaculeatus isolate LvHL_M chromosome 5, ASM1980259v1, whole genome shotgun sequence, the following are encoded in one genomic region:
- the lpcat3 gene encoding lysophospholipid acyltransferase 5 has translation MAAPWLENLSESLGSPEPAVRLILSILVGYPFAVIYRRFLFHQPATVIHLFHTFSGLALATFNFGSQIYHSAVCVLVQFLMLRLMGRTVTAILSSFTFQMLYLLAGYYYTATEEYDIKWTMPHCVLTLKLIGLAFDYYDGGKEPGELSAQQKSAALPCVPSLLEVLGFSYFYGGFLVGPQFTLRSYQKLVAGELSDCPGKPPNSVAAAVKRFSLGFLFLIIFAIFSPHYQESYYLTDEYDARPFWFRCIFILIWAKIILYKYVCCWLIAEGVCILTGLGYNGVRDGEPQWDACANMKVWLYETTPLFGGTIASFNINTNAWAARQVFKRLKFFGNKTLSHVSTLLFLTIWHGLHSGYIMCFSMEFIIITVERQYQSLVRDSPMLTNLAEGPLYPLIYVIQQVIHWLFMGYALVPFCIFTYDKWLKVYFSVYFCGHIFFLVAFLMAPYLRKALVPKKERSPHKQD, from the exons TTGTTCCACCAGCCCGCCACTGTTATCCACTTGTTCCACACCTTCTCTGGATTGGCCCTCGCCACGTTTAACTTTG GTTCCCAGATCTATCACTCGGCAGTATGCGTCCTTGTCCAATTCCTGATGCTGAGGCTCATGGGAAGGACAGTAACAGCCATCCTGAGCAGCTTCACCTTTCAAATG TTATACCTGCTGGCAGGCTATTACTACACAGCAACAGAAGAGTACGACATAAAGTGGACGATGCCTCACTGCGTCCTCACGCTCAAACTTATTG GTTTGGCATTTGATTACTATGACGGCGGGAAAGAACCA GGAGAGCTGAGCGCACAGCAGAAGAGCGCTGCCCTGCCGTGCGTGCCCTCACTGCTGGAGGTGCTCGGCTTCTCCTACTTCTACGGAGGCTTCCTGGTGGGCCCGCAGTTCACGCTCCGCAGCTATCAAAAGCTGGTGGCAGGGGAGCTCAGCGACTGCCCAGGAAAGCCTCCAAATAG TGTGGCAGCAGCTGTGAAGAGATTCTCCCTGGGTTTTCTCTTTCTGATTATATTTGCAATATTCAGTCCTCATTACCAAGAGAGCTACTACCTGACAGATGAGTATGAT GCTCGTCCATTCTGGTTTCGCTGCATCTTCATTCTGATTTGGGCTAAAATCATACTGTATAAATATGTCTGCTGCTGGCTCATAGCT GAAGGCGTTTGCATCTTGACTGGGTTGGGCTATAACGGCGTGAGGGACGGCGAGCCCCAGTGGGATGCTTGCGCCAACATGAAGGTGTGGCTCTACGAGACCACGCCGCTCTTTGGTGGGACCATCGCCTCCTTTAATATAAACACCAATGCTTGGGCTGCCAG GCAGGTGTTTAAGCGGCTGAAGTTTTTCGGCAACAAAACACTGTCCCATGTGTCCACTCTCCTCTTCTTGACCATATGGCACGGTCTTCACTCGGGATACATCATGTGCTTCTCCATGGAATTTATCATCATCACTGTTGAGCGACAG taTCAGTCGCTGGTGCGGGACAGTCCAATGCTGACTAATTTGGCCGAGGGTCCCCTTTACCCGCTCATATACGTCATCCAGCAGGTCATACACTGGCTCTTCATGGGCTACGCGCTGGTGCCCTTCTGCATCTTCACCTATGACAAATGGCTGAAG GTGTACTTCTCTGTGTATTTTTGCGGTCACATCTTCTTCCTCGTAGCCTTTTTAATGGCGCCGTACCTGCGGAAGGCGCTGGTGCCAAAGAAGGAACGCAGCCCGCACAAGCAGGATTAA